A DNA window from Linepithema humile isolate Giens D197 chromosome 6, Lhum_UNIL_v1.0, whole genome shotgun sequence contains the following coding sequences:
- the LOC137000710 gene encoding sericin-2-like produces the protein MLLLGSDGAREQPLFVDGSSGRPNTGSTLASEREQPLSVGGNSGKSNAGNTLASKREQPLFVDGSSGRPNTGSTLASERKQPLSVGGNSGKSNAGNTLASKREQPLFVDGSSGRPNTGSTLASEREQPLSVGGNSGKSNAGSTLASKREQPLFVDGSSGRPNTGSTLASEREQPLFVDGNSGWLPRELPEAVLR, from the coding sequence agggagcaacctctcttCGTCGACGGAAGTAGCGGAAGGCCGAACaccgggagcaccctggcttcggagagggagcaacctctctCCGTCGGCGGGAATAGCggaaagtcgaacgccgggaacaccctggcttcgaagagggagcaacctctcttCGTCGACGGAAGTAGCGGAAGGCCGAACaccgggagcaccctggcttcGGAGAGGAAGCAACCTCTCTCCGTCGGCGGGAATAGCGGAAAGTCGAATGCCGGGAACACCCTGGCTTCGaagagggagcaacctctTTTCGTCGACGGAAGTAGCGGAAGGCCGAACaccgggagcaccctggcttcggagagggagcaacctctctCCGTCGGCGGGAATAGCggaaagtcgaacgccgggagcaccctggcttcgaagagggagcaacctctcttCGTCGACGGAAGTAGCGGAAGGCCGAACaccgggagcaccctggcttcggagagggagcaacctctcttCGTCGACGGAAATAGCGGTTGGCTGCCTCGGGAGCTCCCTGAGGCAGTGCTTCGATAG